One Acutalibacter muris DNA window includes the following coding sequences:
- a CDS encoding RICIN domain-containing protein: protein MRKVISMMLSIIIAVSCLMVLTIPASAASYYIRYPANGDYVIVPEANQNFAVDVSGGGAAPSKTSIGLWERNGAESQVFTLQRVGNWYKIIYKRTGQVLNVQNGSAKNDTRLWTYPFDNTDACFFRFAQIGSSYLIQSKVQPQNYLIDLDNARCFNGSIIHLWSAHDNLSARWKLVPVAKEYFPRYDGPSGSLITAMNKIDGNSSYSYRSKIASANGISNYSGTSSQNTQILNLLKQGKLRRPEYPISKPNPTPTPKPAPLQPSSSDCFPKYNGSGSLVSALKSLGIDSSYSYRSQIASANGISGYCGSYSQNITMLNLLKQGKLRKPGQGNNGTSGGIITNSSYNVEVSNRAKETTPHYMNTQGNRSAAALNTVIDQFNVTSNRRYKVDSYTYCNIFAWDCTRALGAEIPHWVKDNKPVSSYTIGAKELNANATYNWLNNYGSVYGWRKVNASQAQDRANSGYPTVALWKNTSGGSGHIAMIRPEGNGYVYSNARGPVIAQAGGSNYNYANVSTGFGSSKMSSIAYWTHD from the coding sequence ATGCGTAAAGTTATTTCCATGATGCTCAGCATAATAATCGCTGTTAGCTGCTTAATGGTGCTGACCATCCCTGCATCCGCAGCAAGCTACTACATCCGATATCCGGCCAATGGAGATTATGTCATCGTTCCGGAAGCAAATCAGAATTTTGCGGTTGATGTCAGCGGCGGCGGTGCAGCCCCTTCAAAGACTTCTATTGGCTTATGGGAGCGCAATGGTGCTGAATCACAGGTTTTCACACTTCAGCGGGTTGGGAACTGGTATAAGATTATCTACAAACGCACTGGTCAAGTCTTAAACGTGCAAAACGGAAGTGCAAAGAATGACACACGCCTTTGGACATACCCGTTTGATAACACAGACGCCTGCTTTTTCCGCTTTGCTCAGATCGGCTCGTCCTATCTGATTCAAAGCAAAGTTCAGCCACAAAATTACCTGATCGACCTGGATAACGCCAGATGCTTTAATGGCTCTATCATTCACCTTTGGAGCGCGCATGATAACCTTAGTGCCAGATGGAAGCTAGTTCCTGTTGCAAAAGAATATTTTCCACGGTATGACGGCCCCTCCGGTTCTCTGATAACAGCCATGAACAAGATTGATGGCAACAGCAGTTACAGCTACCGCAGTAAAATTGCGTCAGCAAACGGTATTAGTAACTATTCAGGAACATCTTCACAAAATACGCAGATTTTGAATCTTCTGAAGCAGGGTAAGCTCAGAAGGCCCGAATATCCTATTTCAAAGCCTAACCCTACACCCACACCTAAACCGGCGCCCTTACAACCATCTTCTTCGGATTGTTTCCCAAAATACAATGGTTCGGGTTCTCTGGTAAGTGCCCTAAAAAGCTTGGGAATCGATTCAAGCTACTCATATCGGAGCCAGATAGCCTCTGCGAATGGAATCAGCGGATACTGCGGGTCATATAGCCAGAATATCACCATGCTGAACCTGCTGAAACAAGGTAAACTTAGAAAACCCGGGCAGGGAAATAACGGAACATCTGGTGGGATCATTACAAATTCCTCTTATAACGTAGAAGTTAGCAACCGTGCGAAAGAAACCACCCCACACTACATGAATACGCAAGGGAACCGAAGTGCGGCAGCTCTCAATACGGTGATAGACCAATTTAATGTAACATCGAATAGAAGGTATAAGGTTGATTCATATACCTACTGCAACATCTTCGCGTGGGATTGTACGCGAGCGCTGGGAGCGGAAATTCCTCACTGGGTCAAGGACAACAAGCCAGTATCCTCCTATACAATCGGTGCAAAAGAGCTCAATGCAAACGCTACATATAACTGGTTGAATAACTACGGCAGCGTCTATGGATGGCGCAAAGTGAATGCATCCCAGGCTCAGGATAGGGCTAACTCAGGATATCCAACAGTAGCATTATGGAAAAACACCTCCGGAGGTTCCGGGCATATCGCAATGATAAGGCCAGAGGGAAACGGATATGTGTATTCAAATGCCAGAGGCCCTGTGATCGCGCAGGCCGGCGGTTCTAATTACAATTATGCCAACGTATCCACTGGGTTTGGTTCCTCCAAAATGTCAAGTATTGCCTATTGGACCCATGACTGA
- a CDS encoding zinc-ribbon domain-containing protein — MAKFCGNCGNPVDENDKVCGNCGAPIVSDLEIKVEKRKAEHGRKWIPRILIGIVLFVMILYGGYTLATTSNEPCDWCQKTPTKAFTMKDGSKSYVCADCRHNCAWCDARATKHYENALGMMTFVCDECYHDIVD, encoded by the coding sequence ATGGCAAAGTTCTGCGGAAACTGTGGCAACCCGGTAGATGAAAACGATAAGGTATGCGGTAATTGCGGAGCTCCTATCGTTTCAGATCTGGAGATAAAAGTGGAAAAGAGAAAAGCAGAACACGGAAGAAAATGGATACCTAGAATTTTAATAGGTATTGTGCTGTTCGTCATGATACTATACGGAGGATATACATTGGCGACCACGTCCAATGAGCCATGTGATTGGTGCCAGAAAACTCCGACAAAGGCTTTTACGATGAAAGACGGTTCTAAGTCTTATGTTTGCGCAGACTGCCGTCATAACTGCGCATGGTGTGACGCAAGAGCAACAAAGCATTATGAAAACGCCTTGGGAATGATGACGTTTGTCTGTGATGAATGCTACCACGATATCGTGGATTAA
- a CDS encoding zinc ribbon domain-containing protein has protein sequence MAKFCGNCGKPLGENDEVCGNCGTHVAVNEAVPPTAQSRTASNAINGKKAAVIGGALLAVIVLAVVLIKVASGTTPGPSTSSTSSAPSSSTAQQIAANSSTPDGEPTPIPAAKNETLEGRAKKAIKELDVWDGSVAESFDGGDGSVENPYQIANGGQLAKLAQDTNSGIDFAGFYFVLTSDIMLNDINGWDFGKTPEANTRDASNTSPIWKNTWESIGERSYSWDQDGNAEAELVKAPFAGNFDGAGYTVWGMFCPMGSTGLFGFVTGNITNTSVACGSIWNYSVSAGAVVAWLQDNTISNCYSEDIFIQSDTGKLGVQELVGSICGFCEDNCNVLSCSAKNVEIHVMHALRSEIGGILGGSFSGDCNISNCYSECDIDIYGVASDTVTYNRAGGICGTGKNISNCISNTNISFFEVINDDNRAINSVAGGIAGSCSGNIVSCGSNGDISGICNNNDRISFGGIAFSVGRGENDTGNITIRNCYTSGKISVEDGEKSEDVEVNGLICNILTDGNNEIEASVTDCYFVTSGSDQAIGSNAKEISLFTNQVISVSSKSDLNKFDTFMNWDFENEWAIDNKVNDGFPIPRSLFEILS, from the coding sequence ATGGCCAAGTTTTGTGGGAATTGCGGCAAGCCATTGGGAGAAAACGATGAGGTGTGCGGAAACTGTGGGACTCATGTTGCTGTAAATGAAGCGGTTCCGCCGACAGCTCAGAGCAGAACAGCTAGCAATGCTATAAATGGAAAAAAAGCCGCAGTAATAGGGGGTGCCTTACTTGCGGTGATAGTATTAGCCGTGGTACTTATAAAAGTAGCGTCAGGGACTACACCAGGGCCTAGCACGTCCTCAACAAGCAGTGCTCCATCCTCAAGTACTGCCCAGCAGATAGCCGCAAATTCAAGTACACCGGATGGGGAGCCTACTCCCATCCCGGCAGCAAAGAATGAAACCTTGGAGGGAAGAGCCAAAAAAGCTATAAAGGAGTTGGATGTATGGGACGGCTCTGTTGCGGAAAGTTTTGATGGGGGTGATGGCTCCGTGGAGAATCCTTACCAAATTGCTAATGGTGGACAACTAGCAAAATTAGCACAGGATACAAATTCAGGAATAGACTTTGCCGGCTTTTATTTTGTTTTGACGTCAGATATTATGCTAAACGATATAAACGGGTGGGATTTTGGGAAAACACCGGAAGCTAACACAAGGGACGCAAGCAATACAAGTCCTATATGGAAAAATACCTGGGAATCAATTGGAGAAAGAAGTTATTCATGGGATCAAGATGGCAACGCTGAAGCAGAATTAGTAAAAGCCCCATTTGCTGGAAACTTTGATGGTGCAGGATATACGGTTTGGGGGATGTTCTGCCCAATGGGTTCTACAGGACTCTTTGGATTTGTTACTGGTAATATAACAAATACGAGTGTGGCATGCGGATCTATATGGAACTATTCAGTGAGTGCTGGTGCCGTTGTTGCATGGTTGCAGGATAACACAATCTCGAACTGTTACTCTGAAGATATCTTTATACAAAGTGACACAGGAAAACTGGGTGTACAGGAACTGGTTGGAAGTATATGTGGATTTTGTGAGGATAATTGTAATGTATTGAGTTGTTCGGCAAAAAATGTTGAGATTCATGTGATGCATGCTTTAAGAAGTGAGATTGGAGGAATTTTGGGGGGATCTTTTTCCGGTGATTGTAATATTTCAAATTGTTACAGCGAATGTGATATAGATATATATGGTGTAGCAAGTGATACAGTTACTTACAATAGAGCCGGGGGAATATGTGGCACAGGCAAAAATATTAGCAACTGTATAAGTAATACAAACATTTCATTTTTTGAAGTCATAAATGATGACAATAGAGCTATCAATTCTGTTGCTGGTGGAATTGCTGGTTCGTGTTCAGGAAATATTGTAAGTTGCGGGAGCAATGGCGATATTTCAGGTATTTGTAACAATAATGATCGGATATCTTTTGGAGGAATTGCATTTAGCGTAGGTCGAGGAGAAAATGACACTGGCAATATAACCATTAGAAATTGCTACACTAGTGGTAAAATAAGCGTGGAAGATGGGGAGAAATCAGAAGATGTAGAAGTGAATGGACTAATCTGTAACATTTTAACTGATGGGAATAATGAGATTGAAGCGTCAGTAACAGACTGCTATTTCGTCACATCTGGCTCTGACCAAGCTATAGGGTCTAATGCAAAGGAGATTTCTCTATTTACAAATCAGGTGATTTCCGTATCCTCTAAATCTGACTTAAATAAATTTGACACTTTCATGAATTGGGATTTCGAGAATGAGTGGGCTATTGATAATAAAGTAAATGATGGCTTTCCAATCCCGCGTTCATTATTTGAAATTTTATCTTAA
- a CDS encoding zinc ribbon domain-containing protein, whose product MSKFCGNCGVELEDDAKVCGNCGVPCVSTPTSAAKSEVTETVKPTVPTIRTSKTVRVGIVVIAVIAVILIIRGFSDNPKIMSEEEIQMLANNSQNSALVASDGEWIYFNNNGLCKMRSQDGAKQSIVSSEIHPDHMFCINNKLFYYTFPGYYMLNGKAGKDVGFSVFTENCIQSDGSKFYVTGSSNYEDAGVYSCDMRNTKNGTKLSDINPTAILLQGEYLYVISGFDSVNNQPNKNYGTWRMSKNGKDPILVFDYCPDYIVFSGDKMYYTNEYHTVCSANLDGSNETIFYDAKVNGGLNVSKDYIFYVASDTQTIYRIDKKNGNEIALNGDRSSNLNIIGEWLFYENQDHDYKIYKMKFDGSDNQPIY is encoded by the coding sequence ATGTCTAAGTTTTGTGGTAACTGCGGAGTTGAATTAGAGGATGACGCGAAGGTTTGTGGAAACTGTGGAGTACCTTGCGTTAGTACACCCACAAGCGCTGCTAAGAGTGAAGTAACAGAAACGGTCAAACCTACTGTTCCAACGATCAGAACTAGTAAGACAGTAAGAGTAGGTATTGTTGTCATAGCGGTTATCGCCGTGATACTTATTATTAGGGGATTCTCAGATAACCCCAAAATCATGTCAGAAGAAGAAATTCAGATGTTAGCAAATAATTCACAAAACAGCGCCCTGGTTGCAAGTGATGGAGAATGGATATATTTCAATAATAATGGATTGTGTAAAATGCGTTCACAAGATGGAGCAAAACAATCTATTGTTTCGAGTGAGATCCATCCAGACCACATGTTTTGTATCAACAACAAGTTATTTTATTATACTTTTCCTGGATATTACATGCTAAACGGAAAGGCAGGAAAAGATGTAGGATTTAGCGTATTTACAGAAAACTGTATTCAGTCAGACGGTTCTAAGTTTTATGTTACCGGTTCGTCCAATTATGAAGATGCAGGCGTGTATTCTTGCGACATGAGAAACACAAAAAACGGGACAAAACTTTCTGATATTAACCCCACTGCCATACTTTTACAAGGAGAGTACCTATATGTGATTAGCGGATTTGATTCTGTTAATAACCAACCCAATAAGAATTATGGAACCTGGCGAATGAGCAAAAACGGAAAAGATCCAATTTTAGTTTTTGACTATTGTCCTGACTATATCGTCTTTTCAGGCGATAAGATGTATTACACAAATGAGTATCACACTGTTTGTTCTGCAAATTTAGATGGATCGAATGAGACAATATTTTATGATGCAAAAGTTAACGGCGGCTTAAATGTATCGAAGGATTACATTTTCTATGTCGCATCCGATACACAAACAATATATCGCATAGATAAGAAAAACGGTAACGAAATAGCATTAAATGGTGATAGGAGCAGCAACCTGAATATCATCGGTGAGTGGCTCTTTTATGAAAACCAAGACCATGACTACAAAATTTATAAGATGAAATTTGATGGCAGCGATAATCAGCCTATATATTAA